The following are encoded in a window of Maridesulfovibrio bastinii DSM 16055 genomic DNA:
- the gp10 gene encoding capsid staple protein, whose protein sequence is MKLVDMRLKPEKKNKKSKEITAVDESEHEEFPWGLRLHFNDESVSRLGLKPKDIKVGSTVRLEAKAFICSAGAQPGGKKRSIELQIVELGIDSGGSFEDGFNAGVEADDD, encoded by the coding sequence ATGAAGCTGGTGGACATGCGGCTTAAGCCGGAGAAGAAAAACAAGAAATCAAAAGAAATAACAGCGGTTGACGAATCGGAACACGAAGAATTTCCGTGGGGGCTGCGTCTTCATTTTAATGATGAATCAGTGTCCAGACTGGGACTTAAACCAAAGGATATTAAAGTTGGCTCCACTGTAAGACTGGAGGCAAAAGCATTTATTTGCAGTGCCGGAGCCCAGCCCGGTGGAAAGAAAAGGTCCATTGAATTGCAGATTGTGGAGCTGGGCATTGATTCAGGCGGAAGTTTTGAGGATGGATTTAACGCAGGAGTAGAGGCTGATGATGACTAG